A stretch of the Planktothricoides raciborskii GIHE-MW2 genome encodes the following:
- a CDS encoding single-stranded DNA-binding protein: MSLNLVTLVGRAGRDPEVKYFESGKVVCNFALAVNRPTRNSDEPDWFNLEMWDKTAEVAGSYVRKGSLIGVQGSLKFEYWQDRASGVSRSKPVIRVERLELLGSKQDAEQARGDLSHQYDDGEF, encoded by the coding sequence ATGAGTCTAAATCTTGTCACCCTGGTAGGCCGTGCGGGGAGAGACCCCGAAGTAAAATATTTTGAGTCTGGTAAGGTCGTATGCAATTTCGCCCTGGCGGTGAATCGCCCAACTCGCAACAGTGATGAACCGGATTGGTTTAATTTGGAAATGTGGGACAAAACCGCAGAAGTTGCCGGTAGTTATGTCCGCAAAGGCAGTTTAATCGGAGTTCAAGGTTCATTAAAATTTGAATATTGGCAAGATCGGGCATCAGGGGTTTCTCGTTCCAAACCTGTGATCCGCGTAGAGCGTCTGGAGCTTCTCGGTTCCAAGCAAGATGCCGAGCAAGCTAGAGGTGATTTGAGCCATCAATATGATGATGGCGAGTTCTAA
- a CDS encoding EVE domain-containing protein yields MAYWLLKTEPEQYSYQDLLREGCTIWDGVKNNLALKYMATMNVGDLGFIYHTGGERRVTAIVAEVVSQPYPDPNFHQPKWLVVDLRSRFPMPQTVTLAQIKAQPELSNCDLIRLPRLSIVPLSLEHWQKILTLGHVEGSETQP; encoded by the coding sequence GTGGCCTATTGGTTGTTAAAAACTGAACCGGAACAGTATTCTTATCAAGATTTGCTACGAGAAGGTTGCACCATTTGGGATGGGGTAAAAAATAACCTGGCGCTGAAATATATGGCCACCATGAACGTGGGCGATTTAGGTTTCATTTATCACACAGGTGGTGAGCGTCGGGTAACCGCCATCGTGGCCGAAGTCGTCAGTCAACCCTACCCCGATCCAAATTTCCATCAACCAAAATGGCTGGTCGTGGATCTGCGATCGCGTTTTCCCATGCCCCAAACCGTAACCCTGGCACAAATTAAAGCACAACCAGAATTATCCAATTGTGACTTAATTCGCCTTCCTCGACTCTCAATTGTGCCATTGTCCCTAGAACATTGGCAGAAAATCCTCACCTTGGGTCATGTAGAGGGATCTGAAACCCAACCCTAA